A segment of the Camelus dromedarius isolate mCamDro1 chromosome 34, mCamDro1.pat, whole genome shotgun sequence genome:
ACTCCCCTCATCAGACAAGCCTGTCGGAGAACTTCATGTAGCCGCCGTCTGGACTGCTGATGTGGCCACTGATGGTGAAGGGTGGACCCATCTCTAACTCCTTCAGGTTCCTGAGAAGGATGCTCCAATCAGGTTACTGGGGCTGGGAACTTGGCCTCTCCCTGGGAGCCCAACTCCCTAGACCAGAGCCTGGGAAGAACTTCCCATGATTCACTGACTCACTGACTTATCTTCCAGAATCAGAGTTACCCCATCTCTGAGATCGGGCGAGGAGCAGGCCTGCCCTGTGGCAGAGAGCAGATGAGATGACTTACTGCGAGCGGACTTTCTGACTCCCACTCTGTGAATCCCGATTGTTTTCACGTGCTCCTCTCTTTTGACACCATATTATGCCTGAGATTATATTATTTGTAGTCAAGCATGTGTCCACCACAGACAGTGAAATGCATAAAGACAGAGGCTATGTTCAGTATCTCTGTATCCTCAGAAACTAAAACCACAATACCTACCACAATAGATCCTTACTGAATAAATGATGGGTGAATCCATAAAtgaattgatggatggatggtgcCCTCATGGGGGGGTGAATGTTAAGACAATCACTGTCATCAGGACCTTACATGATCCTGTTCATGGTCAAGTTTTCATTCATGGAACTTTCTAAATGGACCCTggctcctttcttttctcttgtttgcttaggggcacagggaggagacagggaagggaagcagtAAGTTTTGGCTCcatctttgattttcttctcagGCATATCAAACCCCCCACCACCATCCCACCCAGATGTACCATGAATCTACTCACCGGACTTGGTACAAGTTGAAGACAAAATTAGGCCCTAGGAAGATAATTGGAAAAGAGGGGTTAGTACCTCCGGGGAGGGCTACCCATCACTCTTCTGGGAACACCGGTTTCTCCCTCATCCCTGTCTAGGAGGCATggggtggctgggctgggcctcAGGATACTGTGGGAGGGTCCCAGTCTCATTCAGTGTCTGCTTCCTACCCCCACCCATGAGGGCAGCCCATCTTCCCAGATGGAAACACCAGCTTTTGGGAGAATAGGTCCTGCCACTGGGGATACCTCCATCAAGGGCACTGATTCCCCTGGGAAGGAGGCTTCAATTCTGACTCTACCACTTTCCAACCCTGTGACTTTAGCCTCACAccctcatttattaaaaaaaaaaaaaatagagactaAGTATTCCACCTTTatatggaacttaaaaaaaaatcgtaTTAGGCAAAAGTGCATTGGCACACAGCAGGAGCTCAACAAACGTCCGTGGAAGGTGCTGAAGTTTGTGGCAGACCCGGGAGATGTTCTCGACCTCTTGGCACTCCTGCTCACCCGGGTCCTATGGGAAGTGCATATACAGATCAGAGGCGGGAGCACCGCAGCGAGTTCCAGGAGATGCCCAGAGGGGCTGAAGCATCAGCAAGCTTAGGGGAGGGCCCCAAGACCCACAGGCAGAGCAAGAGAGGCAGAAGGAGCCAGAGAAGGGGACACCTGCAGCTTGCCCTGTCTGGCCCATTGCCCTTGGCCTCAAGGCCCACACAGGCCTTGGGGATGGACTCTTGTGAGCTCTGAGGGGAGAGAaagctggctgctggctggggtGGGAAGAACCCCTACTCCCTCAATAGAGGCCCAAgtaccccacccccaacacctcAAGTGCTCAGCCACCCACTCAAGTCTTCAACCACTGCAGCCaccacaggaaatatttttacatgACACCATGCTGAAGAGTTTGCAGCCCCGCCTGGCCTGGCCAAATGCTACAGGAGAGGAgggctgggcagagctggggcgaCAGGGTCCAGTGCTCACTCACCCTCCCAGCAGTACCCGCGCTGGTACCACTTGGCCAGGCTGTAGCCCAGGATGGACACGAGCAGCAGCGATAGCCCCACGCAGAGGATCAGGCCCAGGGTGCTAATGGAGTCGTCACCTGCAGAGAGACACACCTCCTTGGCCGGCTGCCCAGAACCCTCTCGCAGCCCCGTATGCCAGCTGACCTGCGCCATGTTTCACatatcctctcctccctccccactgccatcAAGATGACTGTCCCCTGAGTATCTGGATCTGAGCTAGCGAGTCCAGCTGAGCTGGACTAAGATGTGAATGTCTGATACCTGATTTTTTAGAGGCAGCTTGTTTATCCAAAGTAACAGTCCTCTGACAATAGAGATAGTTTGGAGCTGGGAGGCCCGCCTGAAGCCACAGGCATTCTACTTGTTGAAAAAGGCACTGCTGTTTGGGGAGGAGCCCAGGAGGTCTCTCCTCGCATCAAGCAAGAAGGGCAGCCTGGAAGGTCCCAGGAGCAGAGACACGCAGAGCCTCGGTTCTCTCCCCTCCGAGCCCACATAAGTGGTGACAGAGTGCTAACCCTTGGGCTCTGTTTGCTACTTATACTtaccacttcttccctttttgtgGTGTGAGCTCTTAGctaaatttatgttttgtttgtgcaaccaagaaagagaaagagagaagctgGAAACTTGCTGAAGCAGAAGTCGAGAGGGAAATCAGGTTTCAGGAAGAGGCTGATCATGGGAGCAGGAAAGGACCCACCTCTGccagggcagggaaggaagaggagaggcagCCCCGCTCCTGCTGGATAAGGAGCCAGGagtgagaaataataaaactgaTTCCCCATCTCCATGGCCCTGGAGTTCCAAGGCTCCAGAGGCGTTGCCGAGAGGCCAGGCAGGGCAGTGTTACACACAGCTTTGGCACAGCAGGCTTGAGTCTGAAGCCCATGCCCATTTGCAAAATCTGGGACCTGAGTAAATCCGTTTCCGTTGCTAGACTTCAATTTGGTCTTATGGAGAATAAGAATAACAATAAATACACATAGAGGTGTTGTAGTGGTTAATGGTGATGCCATCTACAGAGCACTTGGGAGAGGACCTGTCATACactaattgctcaataaatgttaattatatcaTTACTATTGTTGTCATTATTATCAGCAAATGGTGCAATTGTATTCTTAAGTATTTCACAATTCCCCCACCCAAGATTTCTCTCTTGCATGGCCCTGACCCTTCTTCCCATTAAAGCAGCCAGGTTGGTCTCAGAGAGAATATGACAGCCAAATGCAGAGAGAAAGGCTCTCTCCCCCTACTCGTAGATTTCAAAAGCCTGGGCCCTTAGAGAAAGGAGAGGACTCACAGCATAGGCAAGAGGTGAGCAGAAGCAAGATTGCGCTTCTCACTGTATTAGAGAAAAATCtccagcctgggggaagggaaggaagaaaactagGCAAGAGAGATGGGGcgggtggggtgggaagagaagCACTGGAAAATATTGGAAAGATGTCATTGAGCCCCAGAGAGAAAGTCCTTGTTCCCTGATCCAAAGTGGAGCCCCAGGGAGTCAACAGAATTCCCAGAAAAAGCTGTGGGACCTGAGAGCTGGACTGAGCCCCAGAAAGACAGCAAGAGCCCAGTAAGGAGAGTCAGATTGGAACATCTGGGCAGATGGAGCCTCAGGCAGCCTTGAAGCGTTGCTGTGCCCTCTCATGCGTGGGGGCAACCAAATGATTTCTGCCCCCAAGAGAGGTGGGGAAGTCACAGAGAAGCCCTGCAGACCCGACGGAGTCATGCAGCTGGGATCCAGAGACACCTTGGCAGCACCGTGTTCGGCTGATATTCAAAGCCCAGGCCAAGTGACCCCGCTGCTGTGAGTGTCAGTGTGAGCAGACAGCGTCAGGGACTGTGCACCTGGCCCCCACCCCTTAAGTCCTCAATTGAAGGAGGAAACAGGGATCCCCAAAGCCGCTAATGGcgtcttctctgtgccaggcacttgttCTTGGCACTTGTATCATGgcaataaacaaaacataaaaatctttgcCTTCATGAAGAATATATTCCAGTGGAGGGagacaattgaaaaaaaaaggaaagaagttatATAATATATTGAAAGGCAATACATGCTAGGGAGAAAGAGATAAAGCAGAGGAAGAGATAGAAAGCTCTGTGGGGATGAGAGTATAGTTTTAAGTGGTCAGGAAAAGCCTCCTGTAGAATGTGACAGTTGAGAGGAAAGCCATAGGTGAGAGAAAGAACAAGCCAGGTAGATAGCCAGGTAAAAAGTGTTAGGCAGAGGATGCAGCAGATAGAACTGGGGCAGGAGACTGCCAAGCAGCTTCCAGGAATATCAGGGAGGCCTGAGTGAtgagcaggggcagggggtgagggagagcagcaggaggtggggtggaagGAGCCAGAAATGCAGTGCTTTGAAGGCAATGAGGGGAGTTTGGTTTTTCCTCTGAGCAAGACCAGGAGCAGTGAAGTGACATGATCCATTGTTTTCAAAGGACCACTCCGCTGGCTACTGTGTTAAGAATAGATGGGGCAGCGGGGGATGAAGATGGGAGACCAGCCAGGAGGCTACTGCAAAGATCCAAGCAAGACATGATCATTGGAGGGAAGCAATGCAAGAAACTGAGAGGCAAAGTCAGAGAGAGACCATCTATGTGGATAAGAAAGCAGCACAGTGACCCAAGAGCTCAAGCCTCCAGGAGCTAGGGGTGGGTAGACAGATGACCCAACAAATCATGGTAGGAGTATTGTGCTGTTTGTGGAAGCTGGAGTTTTAAAGGGTTTCATCGAAGAAGACTGTCCAGGAGTAGAAAGTACCCTCAGGAAAGCACCAGCAGGGAAATCACAGCCTTCCAGAGACCCAGCTGGTGAAGGAAGGAGATGTGCTATCTCTGTTTGCTACCATTTTGTCCCCATCGCCAACAGTGCCTTCTGACTTAGGTGGCTTATAGACACATTAACTACTACCTGTTTTACCTCTTTATCATTCCAGGATGCCCCTTTAACTAATATTCTTTACTCATTCCCCCTTTTgtatatctttaaatttttattataaaatatttcatgcacACAGAAGCGTATAGAATAACATGATGAACATGCATGTGCCTATGACTAGTTgtcaaagaattctaaaattttgccATTCTTGCTTATTAATCATCTCAATTTCAGAGTAGTCCTCTCCTACCTCTTCCTCTGAGTAACTTTTCTCCCTAATTTGGTGTTTAGCATCCTTGTGCATGGTTTTTGTACTATTATTTCATTTCTCCCAATAATTCAATATAtgtataatgaaatgaaataatagtgtgtgtgtacatatatatatatatatatatataattttgcatgttttcaaactttataaaaatgacaGTAGGATTACTTCCACTTCCAGCCACCGTGGAATAAAGAAGGCCAGATATACTCTGCCTTAAACATCTAGAAAACCagacaaatatatgaaataatggaGAGAGGCAGTACAAGACGGTGATgtctgaaagaaggaaatgaaatgaacCATGCTCCACAACTGCCGAGTTTATTGCCTGGAGTGAGTTTCCAACTTACAGTACAGGGAGGTGAGACCCAAAGAGAGCCTAGCACTCCAGGTTGAGGGGAAAGAACGTGGCATCTGGGAGACGAACGCAGCTTGAATTTATGGGACCAAACACTAGAGAGGAAAGTCTACATAGAGAGATTTCCAGAATCTGCAGAGGGAACCCCTGAAAACTTTCTCTGTGGCTTGTCTCTTACTTTTGTTTATGATGTCTTTTTCTGAGCagaattttgacttttattttagtTCAATTAATCCATAttcatggttttaaaaatcttatttaagaAATCCATCTCTACTCCAAGATatactctttcattttcttctaaaagttttcaaattttgtcTTTCATAGGACATGAATCTAACCAGAATTCATTTTTCTATACATTATAAGGTGATGATCTagcttttaaatggaaaattaattttccatACTTTTCCCCAGTGATCTTCATTGCTACATACATCTTCATCTACTTGCATACATCAAGTTTTACAAAAATGTATGTTTCTTTTCCTGAACTCTTGTCTCTGTCGGTTAAATGTCTATCACCATGCCACTTCTACATTACCTTAATTACTATGGCCTCATAATAATCTTGATCACTAATAAACACTTCTTAGTCTCTCTCTGAATCTTAGAATCAGCTTTTCAAGAACAGTGAAAACTCCTATTAGAATTTTGATTTGGATTGCTGTGGAtttataagttcatttgggtAAAACCGATATTGTGACTTCACATTTATAAGtatgacatatattttcatttatttgtgtcatcttttatAGGCTATCATATGTTTCATAGGCTATTATATGTTTCCTTCTTAAAGGTTTTACATACCTCTTATTGGATTTATTCTTAGGAATTTTATAGTGTTGCTACTGTGAGTGGGAACTTGTTTTGTGTATATTAATCTTATGTCTAGCAGTGTTACTAAACTcttttattctaatagttttccTGTCTAGATAGGTAGACTATCATATTATCTGCAAATGGGGGCAATTTGGTCTCTTACTTTCCTATTCTTATCTCTTTAAATTTACTTGTCTTATCTTATTGTATTGGTTAGATCTTCCAGTATAATGcattataatatatgtatttaatgccctaaatttattcctaagtatcaCTTTAGCTTCATTCTGTAAGgtttgatatataatatttttacatatacctgtgtctgatttaaatattttgtaatttcaaatgttattttctctttaatccaTGAATTCTTTGGCAGTGtctttttagttttcaaatatatGGGATGAGATCTTTGTCTTTTTACTGTTTAAGATAGATACTGATTTTAGAATGATGGCTGACATTCTTTACAAGAAGAGTAAGTTAAATTAATTTCAATAGTGGCtcaatgttttcatttaatttatgaaGTCACAGTAAAGCTTTTGGAAGCTCATTCTGTATAATAGAACATATGAGATTATTGTGAATGCTATTAaatattcagtttaaaaatttaaCGTTAACAATGAagttgtttttgcatttttcatacttttttcatttGGGCTTCAGTcttgaatattttttctgatCTATTTCCTACTTGACTAATTCTCTTAAGCTGTGTCTAATTTGCTATTAAATCATCCTTTGTattcttaatttcagttattgtatttttcattttcagtgttttaattatttttataatttctaattatttgttgaatttttccatcaagtcatttaattttatattatttgtcaCACCACTTTATTTTTATAGGTTGTTCTAAGCCTTAAAATATGAATCTTTAACTTATCACAGTCATAtataagttaaaagtaaaaggataaataaaaatatatcatgcaaaaactaatcaaaagaaagctgaagtggCTAAATTTATATCAAAGTAGTTTCAGAACAGAAAATACTAACAAgaataaagaaggacattttataatgataaagggcTGATTCATCAAAAGCACATagcaatcctaaatgtgtatgcatcTTCATTATACAACTTTAAaatacaagaaggaaaaaatgaacagaactgaaagaaaaactagACAAACCTACAATTACCACTGGAGAATTCAACTCTCCCctctcagtaattgatagaatGGATGTAATCAGAAAAGATATTGAAGAATGAACATTACCAGCCAACTTGACTAAGCAGGCATTTACAGAATAATACATCCAACATCTACTAAGTACACATTCTTTAAGTATACATGGGGCATTCATCAAAATAgatcatatattaaattataaaacagtctaaataaaatttaaaagattgaaatcatatgcACTGACCACAGAAttatatggaaatgaaaacaaaaatctggaaaACTTCTCAGTATTTGaaaaacaacacacttctaaatactTCAAGGGTAAAAGAAGATATCACAAGAGAAACTAGTGAATATTTAGAACTGAATAATagtgaaaacacaacatatcgaAAAATGTGGATTGAGGAGACAGTCTAGGGAAATCAAAGCATCGGGAATCTACAGGATGGAGGTGAGAGCTGCACAGAGAACCCCAGAAGTGTGTAGAGGGTCCCCCTAAAGTATTCAGTAAGGCATGGATCAGCACATATGTGTGAATAAACTACCTAAGGACAGAGTGATAATCATCTGAAGGGATTAGtgaaaacagtgtctggcatacaaATAAGGTTGAGAACAGTGTGTGTTCCCATAATCCAGACTGCAAACATTCATAACTCACAGGACATTGGCTAGAGAACTCAGCAAGATCTTACCTCCGAAGTGGGGAATAATTCGCCCAAGACCAAGAACTGCTGTGGACCCACCTAACAAATCATAAAAGCAAGACCAGAAGGGATCAAACTGCTCCCAAATAACTTGACTGCTTCCCATAATATGTATAGGAAAACAATAATATCCAGCACTCAACAAGGTCAAATTCACAACATCAGGTATCCAATCAAAGATTACCAGACATGCAGAGAACCAGAGAAACATGACCCATAATGATGGGaataattaatcaattaaaaCCTACTCAGAACTGATGAATATATTAGAGCTGGCAAACAAGGACATTAAAGTAGTTGTTATAACTGTATTCCTCATGTCCAAAAATTAGGTAGAGAGATTCAAGatataaaaaagacccaaatcatatttctagaaatgaaaaccacaatatctgagataaaaatatattagatGCAATTAACAGCAGATCAGACATtacagaagaaaagcaaagtagTGCACTTGAaaacacagcaatagaaactgtccaaaatgaaacacagaggaaaaaacaataaagcaaataaacagaGTACCAGTGGGGTGTGGGACAACTTCAAACAACCTAGTATATGTTTAATTAGAGttttcaaaggagaaagggagaataGAAGAATATTTGAAGAGACATGGCCAAAATGTTTCCAAACTTGAAGAGTCCATCAAGTTATTTATTCAAACAATGCATTTTCTTCCCTACAAGGAATTCTGGTACCCATGGTTGGCATCataatctattttctttttcattgtatcaAGGAAAGCCTGGACTATCCTTAGGAAGGTAAGGACTACATTTCCTTCAACCAACTCTCCGTAAGAACACTCTTTTCAACTAGAGTGTATGTGTAACATGGAAAGTATGTAGGACAAGAGTATGTTCTCTGATTAGAGCTTGGGGTGCACGTTTTCTGTATGACTTTAAAGGGCAAAGCCAAATACTTAGAACTAAACCAAGCAGATGAATATAAGTCGGGGTGTATTTTCCTAGTAGTAAGATTGTCTTCTCCACAAATTCCAAGTTTAAGGCATGGTAAATAAAACCACATTGGTTCCAAAGGTGTTGCTATAGATAAAAATTCTCTCAGATTTTTCAAATAAGCTGTCAGATTTGTGAAAAAAATCTGCCACCACTTTTTTTGTTTAagttagtttttactttttt
Coding sequences within it:
- the SMIM35 gene encoding small integral membrane protein 35, which produces CEERPPGLLPKQQCLFQQVECLWLQAGLPAPNYLYCQRTVTLDKQAASKKSGDDSISTLGLILCVGLSLLLVSILGYSLAKWYQRGYCWEGPNFVFNLYQVRNLKELEMGPPFTISGHISSPDGGYMKFSDRLV